In the genome of Spirochaetaceae bacterium, the window TTCGTTGAACAGGAACCCGGCGGCGAGTTCGAAGTCGTGGCCGGGCGTGCGCATGGTTACGGCCACGTTGCGGTCTCCCTCCTGCGCCGGGGTACCGGCACGGTGCACGCGAATCTCAAGCGGTTCCTCAACCGCGAGCAGGTCGGGGGTCCGGTGGCTGCCCGTGCCCTGTACCCGCAGCACCGCCACCTGTTGCGCGCGGTCGCGGCGCGTCCCGGCCATGGTCAGCCCCGGCCGGCCACGCCGGCGAGCGCCGGATTCGCGGCACGGGTCATGACACGCTCTGCTTCATACGCCGCAGCTCGCCCGCCTCGTCGCGATTCCGGTAGAACGGATCGAGCGGGAAGCAGCCCGAGATCAACCCCTTGCGCGGCGCGGTGGTGCAGTCGCTGAACGTACGGCAGATGCGCTTGCGCTGCAGCGGCCGTCCGGCCAGCAGGTCATCCGGCAGGGTGGGGTAGGACAGTGTCATGCGCCCGAGGCCGACCGCATCCGCCCAGCCGCCGGCCAGCACCGCGCCGGCGACCTGCGGCAGCCACTCCTGCAGGTAGCTGTAGCCGCTGCCGACCATGATCAAGCCGGGAAAGCGTGCCTTGAGCTGCCGCACCACGTCGATCTGCCGCGCCACGCCGACCAGCGGATCTTCCGGCGGCAGGTAGCCGTCCGACGGCGGAAACAGCGCCGGCCGCTGGATGTGCGGGTTGTAGTAGGGGCTGCCGGCGGTCAGGTTGACCAGGAACACGCCGAGTTCCTCGAGCAGGGCGAGAAAGCGGATCGGCTCCGCCAGGTCGTACACGGTCGGATCGTCCGCCGCGGCGCCGAATCCCCAGCGGTACGGCGCAGCACCGCCGGCAGGAACGCCGACCCGGTCCTGGCCGCCGGGTTCGAACGGAATCAGGTCGAAGGCGCTGAGCCGCACCCCGATCAGCAGGTCGGGCACCCGGCGCCGCAAACCCGCTACTACCTCACGCAGAAAGCGGGTGCGGTTCTCGAAGCTGCCGCCGTAACGGCCCGGGCGGTCCACCGCGCTGAGAAACTCGTGGCCCAGGTAGCCGTGGCAGTGTTTCACGTCGACGAACCCATAACCCGCCTGCCAGGCCAGTTCGCCGGCGGCGATGAAGCGTTCCACGATGGCCGCCACCTGCTCGTCGGAGGCGGTGCAGCGGCCGGCGTCGACCGCGAACTTCCGGTCCAGGAGCGGATGCGCGTACAGCGTGACCGGCTCCGCGCGCTGCTTGGCGTTAGGCCGGCAGAACCGGCCCGAGTGGGTAAGTTGCAGGCCCACCAGCAAGTCGTCGCTGCGCCCGAACCGCTGTTCGTGCACCGCCACCAGCTCGGCGCGCAAGGCGGCCAGCGCGGCGGCCGTGTCATCCTCCAGGCGCAACTGGTTGGGGTTGGCGCGTCCCTGGTGCTCGACCGCGGTGGCCTCACCGCCCCAGATCAATTTTGCCCCGCTGGCGCCGAACCCGCGCCAGCGCCGCCGTACCAGCTCGGTGGGAGTGCCGTCGGGCGCTCCGTCCCAGCCCTCCATCGGCTGAATGCAGAACCGGTTGCCCACGGTGCGACCGCCCGGCAGATGCAACGGCTCCGCCAACGGCGCGATGCCGGCATCGGCGTCCGCGCCGGCGAACGGCAGTTGGCCGTCGATGCCGAGGCTGTGCAGGTAATCCTGGAATGAGTCGACGGTCTTGAGCGCAGCGACGCGCCGGTAGGCTGCGGCCACCCGCTACCAGCGCACGAGATTGCCGCCGAACGTCAGACCGGCGCCGAAGCCTGCCGTCACGATCAGGTCTCCCTTGTCGAGCAGCTCCCGCTCCACCAGGTCGTTGAGGGCGATCGGTATGGTGGCCGCGGACGTGTTCGCATATTCGGCGATGTTCACGAAGAACTTGTCCCGCGGTATGCGACTGCGCCTGGCAGCGGCTTCGATAATCCGTTCGTTGGCTTGATGGGGAACGATGTACTTGATGTCGGCTATGGTCAGCCCGTTGCGCTTGAGGATCGTCGCCACGGTATCGACAATTACTTGTACGGCAAAATTATATACCATACGCCCCTCCATCTTGAGGAGCAGCTCGCGATGATCGGTCTCGCCCGGCTTGAACGGACTCCGGGTGCCGCCCACCTCGCGCGCCAGCGCCCGCGCACCCGAACCGTCCGAGCGCAGGAACGAGTCCAGGATGCCGCATCCGTTGTTGGAGTGGGAGATCACCGCGGCGCCGGCGCCGTCGCCGAACAGTACGGCGGTGTTGCGATCCTCCCAGTCCATGATACGGGTGAGCACTTCGCTGCCGACCAGCAGGATATGCTCCGCCGCACCCGAGGCGATCAACCCCTTGGCCGTCTCCAGTCCGTACACGAACCCGGTGCAACCCACCAGCAGATCCATGGCGGCCGAGTTCCGGGCGCCCAGCTTGTCCTGAATGATGCACGCGGTGGACGGAAACCCGAGATGGTCGCCGGATGCAGTGGCGACCAGGACCATGCCCAGTTGATCCGGCGACAGGCCGGCGCGGTCGAGCGCCTGCTCGGCGGCACGGAATCCCAGGTCGGACGGCGCTTCGTCCGCGCTCGCAACGTGGCGGAACTTGATTCCGGTGTGGGACTGAATCCACTCGTCGGAGGTGTCGAGGAACTCCTCGAACTCGTGGTTCGACATTCGCCGTTTGGGCACGTAGGCGCCAAGCGAACGAATTGCTGCTCCCATCAGCTACCTCCGGAATCCGTCATGCATGAATGCCTGGTCCGAAAGAGCCGGCAGGCGGGCGATGCTTGGGCATCGGTTGTCATCGTCTTCCCTGCCGCGGAGCGGCCGTACAGCCTCACCGCCGGGCTGCCGCGTGGAGTGGGTCCGCCGCGTGGAATGGACACGGTCGCCCCCGTGACACGGGAGGCGGGGAGAATCGATGTGCACGCATCGCCGATCAGCCAGCATCCTCGGAATAGCCTTGCCATAGTATTCAGCCGGCGCGCCACGGTCAACCGTGTGCGCGTCCCGCGCGTCCCGCGCGTCCCGCGGCGTCCCCGCGCGTCCCGCGCGTCCCGCGGCGTCCCCGCGCGCCTCCGATCGCCGCCATGGAAACGATGCTTGATTGTGCCGCTTCGATACTCGCGGTACACTTGAATGGCAGGCGGTCGAGGTCGTGATGTCGCCGTCCTCGGACGCAATCGAACAGGAGCACAATAGAGCACAGGAGGTGTTCGAATGAGACGTGTTGCCGCTTTCGGGTTGATGGTGCTGCTGCCACTCGGCACAGCGTTCGCGGAGGATGTTAAGCTCGGCGTGCTGCTAGGCTTTACCGGCCCGATCGAGTCGTTGGTGGGGCCGATGGGAGATGGCGCCGATTTCGCTATCAAGGA includes:
- a CDS encoding ketoacyl-ACP synthase III, yielding MGAAIRSLGAYVPKRRMSNHEFEEFLDTSDEWIQSHTGIKFRHVASADEAPSDLGFRAAEQALDRAGLSPDQLGMVLVATASGDHLGFPSTACIIQDKLGARNSAAMDLLVGCTGFVYGLETAKGLIASGAAEHILLVGSEVLTRIMDWEDRNTAVLFGDGAGAAVISHSNNGCGILDSFLRSDGSGARALAREVGGTRSPFKPGETDHRELLLKMEGRMVYNFAVQVIVDTVATILKRNGLTIADIKYIVPHQANERIIEAAARRSRIPRDKFFVNIAEYANTSAATIPIALNDLVERELLDKGDLIVTAGFGAGLTFGGNLVRW